CGGCACGACGGACCGGTCGGCGTCATAGGCTTCCTCACCCACGACGAGGGCTGCGGGAAAGCGCTCTTTCAGCGCCGCGGTGATCCGGTGTTCGGCGAGCAGATCGGCCTGCGTCACCACGTCGATTGCCGAGGTCTTTTCTGAAACGTCGGCGGCGCCGAGATTGCGGAACCGCGGCATGATTTCCGCGCGTGCCGCCTCCTTCACGCAATCGCCGAGAAAGAGAATATCCTGATCTGAAATGGTCATGCGAATTCCTGCGCTTCATACAATAGCCAGCTGCTTAGCCGGACTTTCATGAAGGATCGGTGACACCAAGGGTGGAAAAGTCGAAGAGTTTCGGATCGAGCAGATGCGACGGGTTCACATGCGAAAGCGCCCGCAGCATCGTGTCCTTGCGGCCCGGCATGCGCCGCTCGATATCGGCTAGCATATCCTTCATCGCATTGCGCTGCAGCCCGTCCTGCGAGCCGCAGAGATCGCAGGGGATGATCGGGAACTGCATGGCGGCGGCAAACTTTGCGAGGTCGTCCTCGGCGGCATAGGCAAGCGGCCGCAGCACCATCAGGTCGCCCTCGTCGTTCAGAAGCTTCGCCGGCATGGAGGCAAGCCGCCCGCCGTGGAAGAAATTCATGAAGAAGGTTTCGAGAATGTCCTCGCGGTGGTGGCCGAGCACCAGCGCATCGCAGCCCTCTTCCCGGGCGACGCGGTAAAGATTGCCACGCCGCAGCCGCGAACAGAGCGAGCAATAGGTCGCCCCTTCCGGCACCTTCTCCTTCACGATCGAATAGGTATCCCGGTATTCGATCCGATGCTGCACGCCGATTTTGGTCAGATAATCCGGCAATACATGTTTTGGAAAGTTCGGCTGCCCCTGGTCGAGATTGCAGGCAATCAGCTCGACCGGTAGCAGCCCGCGCCATTGCAGATCGAGCAGCAGCGCCAGCAGCCCGTAGGAATCCTTGCCGCCGGAAAGGCCGACCAGCCAGCGCTTCTGCCCCTTCAGCATATCGAAATCGTCGAAGGCCTGGCGCACCTGCCTGAGCAGCCGTTTGCGCAGCTTGTTGAAGGAGACCGAACGCGGAGCATCCGCAAAAAGCGCATGGCCGACGCTGCCGTTGGCGTCGCCGTTTTCCAGATCATCCGCAATATTGGCTGCGATATTCATTGCGTCGTCCTATCGAGGTCTGTCTGCCTTAGCAGAAACGAGTTCGCCAACACAGCGTCAATCGCCGAAAACCGACCAGCCCGTGCGTGCTGCCAGCATTTCCAGCGCCACGGCGCCGAGCTGCGAATTGCCGACCTTGTTCAGCCCCGGCGACCAGACGGCGATCGAGGCGATGCCGGGCGCAACCGCGAAGATGCCGCCGCCCACACCGCTTTTGCCGGGCAGGCCGACATGATAGGCAAAGTCGCCGGAGCCGTCGTAATGGCCGCAGGTCAGCATCAGCGCATTGATGCGCCGCGCCCGCTTCGGCGAGACCACTGAATGGCCGGTCATCGGATTGCTGCCGCGCGCCGCCAGGAACAACCCGGCGCGGGCCAGCTGCTCGCAGCTCATCGACAGCGCGCATTGATGGAAATAGACGCCGAGCACGTGGTCGACGGGGTGATCGAGATTGCGGTAGGCGCGCATGAAGTTGGCAAGCGCGACATTGCGATATCCCGTCTGCGTTTCCGAGCGCGCCACCTTGTCGTCAATGGTGATCGATTCGTCATCGGCGAGATAACGCACGAAGCGCAGCAATTCGCCGATCGCCTCGCGCGGCGCATGGCCGGCCATGACGACATCGCTGACGGCGATCGCGCCGGCATTGATGAAGGGATTGCGCGGGATGCCGCTCTCGTGCTCGAGCTGGACGATGGAATTGAACGCCGATCCCGACGGTTCTCGCCCGACGCGCTTCCAGAGGCTCTCGCCGACCTTGCCGAGCGCCAAGGTCAGCATGAAGACCTTGGAGATGCTCTGGATCGAGAAGGCAATGTCGGCATCGCCGACACGGTAGACCTTGCCGTCGACGGTAACGATCGCCATGCCGAACTGCCGTGGATCGACCTTGGCAAGCTCTGGAATATAGTCGGCGACCTTGCCCTCGCCGATGCGCGGCAGGATATCGGTATGGATACTATCGAGGATTGCCTGCAGATCCGCCATCGCTTCTCTCCGGATAACAAAAAAGCCGCCCGAAAGAGCGGCTTTTCCATAAGCGAAAACGCCTGGTTTTTCTTAACGCGAATAGAATTCGACGACCAGATGCGGTTCCATGACGACCGGGAACGGAACGTCGCTGAGCGTCGGAACGCGGCCGAAGGTGGCGACCATCTTGTTGTGATCGACTTCGATATAATCAGGAACGTCGCGCTCGGCGAGGCTGACGGCTTCCAGAACGATCACCAGCTGCTTCGACTTCTCGCGAACTTCGATGACGTCGCCGGCCTTGCAGCGGTACGAACCGATATTGACGCGCACACCGTTGACGGTGACGTGGCCATGGTTGACGAACTGACGGGCAGCAAAGACCGTCGGAACGAACTTGGCGCGATAGACGATCGCGTCGAGGCGCGATTCCAGCAGGCCGATCAGGTTTTCCGAAGTGTCGCCCTTGCGGCGGTCGGCTTCAGCGAAGATCGCGCGGAACTGCTTTTCGCGCAGGTCGCCGTAGTAGCCCTTGAGCTTCTGCTTGGCGCGCAGCTGCACACCGAAGTCCGAAAGCTTGCCCTTGCGGCGCTGGCCGTGCTGGCCCGGGCCGTATTCGCGGCGGTTCACCGGGGACTTCGGACGGCCCCAGATGTTTTCGCCCATACGGCGGTCAATTTTGTACTTGGACGATTCGCGCTTGCTCATCGCATTTCCTTTCAAAGGTTTATGCCGGTTTGTTGCCAAACCGCGCAAAGGAAACACGCCCTCCTCTGATCTCTGCCGAGATCTGACAGGATGTTTCGGTTACGCGAACAGAAACGATCCACGGGACATGTCAAATGAAACACCGGACATTGCTGCCCGGTGCTTGGGGCGGTCTTTAGAAGGCCGTCATGAAAATGTCAACAGCGGCAAAGCCGAAAGCGCCACTATTCCGCAGCCAGCGGCCGATCGCCCGTATCGGGCGCATTCGCGTCGCCCGGCGCGGTCTGGCAATTCATGTCTGGGAAAGCCACGATGCGTTTACCGGAGAAATCCGTGTGCACGACGACAATCCCCTGCTCCTCGAAATAACCGAGCAGGCGGCGGGCGCGCCGCGCCGAATGGGTGCCGTAGGCGCGGGCAATGCGGGCGTCCGACGGGCACGGTTCGCCGCAGACGGCGGCCTTGGCGAGCATCAGGAAGACACCCTGCAGGTCGTCGGTGACACCTGACGACAGTGACAGCGCCGTCGCCCATTCGTCGCTCGCGGCTGTCGCGGCATCGACGCCGGAGCGGGAGATCGCCACGCGCCGGCGGAAATCCGGTAGCGCGACCGGCGGTCCCGGCACGCGGCGCATGCGCAGCCGCACGAGAAAATCCTGGTAGAGCACGGAATCGGTGCGGAAGGCGGAGGTGGGATCGTCGAGTATTTCGGCAAGCACGCCGGCGAGGCGTTCCTCCCGCTCTTCGGCTGAGATTTCCACCTGGCTCGCCCTCGCCTCGACAGGCGCGGGTGACGCCGCCGGCGTCGAGCGTGAGAGCTCCGCCAGGATATCGGTGGTCGGCCGCGGCGCCGGCGGCGCACGGCGCACCAGCGGACGCTGGAATTCCTCCGGATCGGGCGTGAAGATGAGATCCTCGACATCCTGCGGCGCATCCGGCAGCGGCATCAGCTTCGGGCTGGAGGAGCGCGCCGAGGTTTCCACCGCGCCGATCTGAATCGGCAGCGGCCGGCGCGACAGCGCCGGTCCGAGGGCGACGAAATTGCCGCGCTTCAGATCGCGGAACATTTCGGCCTGGCGGCGGTCCATGCCGAGCAGGTCGGCAGCGCGCGCCATGTCGATATCAAGAAAGGTGCGGCCCATCAGGAAGTTCGAGGCCTCGGCCGCGACGTTCTTGGCGAGCTTGGCAAGCCGCTGCGTGGCAATCACCCCGGCAAGCCCGCGCTTGCGCCCGCGGCACATCAGGTTGGTCATCGCTCCGAGCGACATCTTGCGCGCATCTTCCGAGACGTCACCGCCGACGGAGGGGGCAAACATCTGCGCCTCGTCGACGACGACGAGAACCGGATACCAGTATTCGCGATCGGCATCGAACATGCCGTTGAGGAAGGCGGCAGCCGCACGCATCTGCTGCTCGATATCGAGGCCTTCGAGCGTCAGCACGCAGGAAACGCGATGCTGGCGGATGCGGTTGGCGATACCAGCCAGCTCCGCCTCGGTGCGCTCGCCATCGACGACGACATGGCCGAACCTGTCGCTGAGGGTGACGAAATCACCCTCGGGATCGATGATGACCTGCTGCACCCATTGCGCGGATTGCTCGAGCAGGCGGCGCAAAAGATGCGACTTGCCCGATCCGGAATTGCCCTGGACGAGCAGACGGGTCGCCAGCAGCTCCTCGATATCGAGCGTCGCCGGGCTGCCGGACGCCAACCCCATATCGATGCCAACTTGCAATGCTGATCCTCGCGACGAAGAGACTCACATGAGTGAAGCGCCATTCTTCCGAAACGGCAACGCCCCGTCTATCAAAGAATCTGCTGATTTTCAGGGCCGGATTTCGCAAACCCACAGGACAATTCCCTTCATGCTCTCAGGCCGAAACCCTGCATCAGCCGTCGTGTCGCGAAATCCTGGTGGCCGGACGTGAAGACCGCGAAGTCGAAATTATCGGGATGCACCGCATCGGCCGCCGCCGGCACCAGCGTGCGGGCGCGCCGCGCGATTGCTTCGGCCGGATCAAGCCAGTCGACCGGCCAAGGCGCAAGCCGCCGGAAAAGATTGGCCATGAAAGGATAGTGGGTGCAGGCCAGCACGACGATATCGGTCTTTTGACCATCCTTCTCGACAAAACACTGGTCGATTTCGGCAAGCACGGCTTCGTCGGAGACGGCGTCGCCGCGAATATAGGCTTCGGCCATGCGCGCCAGGTTCTCAGAGCCGACGAGGCGGACATGGCATTGCTGCGCAAAGGATTGGATGAGATCGCGCGTATAGGCCCGCCTCACCGTGCCGGGGGTGGCGAGCACCGAGACCAGACCCGAGCGCGTGCGCTCCGCCGCCGGCTTGATCGCCGGCACGGTGCCGACAAAGGTCATCCGGGGAAAGGCGGCGCGCAGGTCGGCGCCGACCAGAGTGAAGGCGGTGTTGCAGGCGATGATGCAGACTTCAGGGTCATAATCCGCCAGCAGCTTGGCGAAGAGCCCGATAACCCGCTCCTTCAGCGCCTGTTCCTCCCAGCCGCCATAGGGAAAACCGGCATCGTCGGCGACATAGATGAAGCCGCGTTCAGGCATCAAGACGCGCGCCTCGCGCAAGACGGTCAGCCCGCCGATGCCGGAATCGAAGAGAAGGATAGGTTTCAGCTCACGCGTCGTCGCTGTCATCTGGCGGTGTTTCCTTGGCCGATGTCGGGAACCTGCCACCGCGCGGGCTCTTGCGCGAGAAGCGGTCGAGGGAAGAGATGACGCCGCGCAGCACGCTGATTTCCTGCTCCGTGAAAGCCCGGCGGGATAGAACGGCACGCAGATTGTCGACCATTTTCGGCTTTTTCCCGGCAGGGTGGAAATATCCGCGCGCATCCAGCGCCTCTTCCAGCTGGTCGAACAGGCCGAACAGCTGTTCCTTGGTCGAGGGCGTCTGCCCCATCGCCTGGAACGGCACAGCGCCGACATCTTCCATGCCGGACTTCATCCATTCATAGGACATCAGCAGCACGGCCTGGGCGATATTAAGCGAAGCAAAGGCTGGGTTGACGGGAAAGGTGACGATCTCGTCGGCAAGCGCCACTTCCTCATTGGTCAGCCCCCAGCGCTCGCGTCCGAAGAGGATGCCGGTGCCCTCGCCTGCACGGAATTTTGCCCTCAGGGTCTCGGCGGCGATCACGGGGGAGCGCACCGGCTTATAACCGTCACGCTCGCGCGCCGTCGTCGCATAGACGAAGTTGAGATCGGCGACCGCCTGCTCCAGCGTGTCGTAGACCTTCGTTGCCGCGATCACGTGATCGGCCTTGGAAGCGGTCGCCAGCGCCTTTTCGTTCGGCCAGCCGTCACGTGGATTGACAAGGCGCAGTTCGGCAAGACCGAAATTCGCCATGGCGCGCGCCACCATGCCGATATTCTCGCCCATCTGCGGCTCGACCAGAATGATGGCCGGCCCTTCGGCCAGAAGTTGACGCTCGCTGTTCGTGCCTGCCATAGTCTTATCCTTGTTTCGAGCGCGCAATAGCCTCGCCCGTCGCAAACGGCAAGACGTCGGCCTGCGGATAGAGCCTTTCCAGCGCCGAACCGATCATTTCGAGCCCCAGCCTGGCGCCCTCGCGCGACAGCGGCAGGTGTCGCCCTGTCGTCCGCGAGGCCTTGCGCTTGATCAGGAAACAGCTCGAGCCGCGCTGGGCGGCATTGTCGATCAGCGCCAGATCCGCCGCGATCAGCCTATTCAGAATGTCGGCGGCGGCCGGCACTTCGTAATTCTTCGCGAGGATACGCGCCCAGTAGGTGCAGGACAGGAAGATCGCCAGCGTCTGGCGGATCTGGCCCGGTCGCGTCACCACCGACCAGGAAGAGCCGAGCGGCCGCGCTGCGACCGTCACGTCGCGGTAGCAGGCATCGATCTTCTGCGACAGCGCCATCAGTTCGAAACCGCTCTTGCCTTCGCCCAACGCGCCAAGCAGGTCGCGCAGCGCCTGGAACCAACGGGCAAGCGCGGAATCAAGCGCGCCGCGCGTGCGTGTGGGGAAGACGATAAAGGCGACCGCCGTTCCGGCCGCCGCCCCGATCATGGTCTCCCCGATCCGCAGCTTCAACAGATCGAGCGTCAGCACGCCGGTCATGCCGTAGACCAGGCAGAGCACGATCGAGATGAAGAAGGTCATGGTCGCATAGGAAACCTGCAGAAAATAGAAGGCGAGGAAGATACAGACTGCGGCAACCGGAATGGCGATCGCGGGCTCGCCTGAAATCAGCGTTGCCAGCACAAGGCCGATAGCGATCCCGGACACGGTCCCGAGCGAGCGCGACAGCGCCCTCATCGCCGTGTCGCCGCGCGAATTGGTGTTGGTGAACACCAGGAAGGAGGCAAGCACCGCCCAGAACCAGCGTTCGCGCGACAAGAGCAGGCCGAAGCTCATGGCGATCGCCGACGCGATGGTGATCTGCAGCGCCGACCGCAGCAGAGGATTGGCGAGCGAAAAATCGATCGCCTGGGATTGCGCCGTATCCTTGATCGCATCGATCTCGGAGAAACCGGAGGCCTGCCCCTCGCCGATCGCCTGCGTCAACTGCTGTCGCGCCTCGCCAAGCCAGAGGAGCGCCCGCACGGTTTCGCCCTGCGGCTGATCCCTGATGGCATCGGCCATCCCTTCAAATCTTGCAAGTTCCGCCGCATCCGCCTCGATGACCGCATGGACGAGCGCAAAAGGCGGCGGGCTCTGGAAGCTCAGCACGATCGCACTCTCGGCGGCAAGATGGGCGTCGAAAAGCCGGATCGCCAGTTCGGCGGCGGGGTCGGCGGCAGCGTCGAAAACGCCGGCCGGCGGGCGCGGGATGAAGGTTTCCGCCATCAGCACCACTTCCTTCAGCCGGTCTTCCAGCTGCCGCAGTTCCTGCCGGTCGGCTTCGCCGATCTCGGCGCCGCCGGCGATGGCGGCGAGCTTGAAAAGGATCTGGTTGATCCGGCCCCTGACGCTTTCGAGCGAACGCAACAGGTCGCGCCGCCAATCGTCGGGCAACAGCACCGCCCTCACCAGATGGCCGATAAGCACAGCGACGACAGGGCCGATCGCGACTTCCGGCAGCTCGGCAAGCGGCGGCCGGAAATAAGCGCCCATGAAATAGGAGGTGAAGGCGAACATGCCGATGGCAAAACCGCGCGGCCCGAACACCCGTCCCGCCGATGCGAGCGCGATCACCACCAGGAAGACGAGATCGGAGAGAAGACGGCGATCCTCGAGCCCCGCCGCGATGCCGACGACGGCAAGGCTTGCCACACAGCCGAAGAGCCGCGTCACCAACTGGCGGGAATTGCCCTTGTCGCGCACCGCCACTCCACCTTCGATCGACAGCACGATGCCGAGGCCGAATGCCGCAGTCGGCAACGGCAGGATGAACGTGTGGATGGCAAGAAGGACCAAAAAGGAGAAAACGATCGTCAGCGTCACCCGCAGGGCCATGCGCAGACGCGAAAGCGCCGGATCATTGGCAAGCAGCCAGTCGCGAGCCTGAAAACCGGAAAACAAATGCAGGCCCCCTCATGCCGCGGAAGGATCGACAGATAATGCCATGCCGGGCGAAGCAAATCGCCCGAGATCGAATCTCGACGGTCGCGACTGTCGCGCGCCTATTGGCCCTTGGCAATCAGCGTCATCGTCGCCTTCAAGGAATCGCGGCCCTGCGTTTCGATATTCTCGGTGACGATATCATCGATGACGGCCTGGCCAGCCTCCTCGACCACCTCGAAGCGAACGGTCGTGTAGTCCTTAGCGTCAGGAGCGTCCGCGCAGGCGGATTTCATGAAGCGTACCGTGACCTCGGTCGTCCCGTTGGCCGGTGGCGCCGCCGCCATCGTCAGATCCTCCAGCGGGCATGCATCCTGGCCGTTGACGATGACGTCGTAATCGAAGGGCGATATGCCGTCGTCGTCGTCGCCGGCGGGAAATTGCGCGGCCGCCTGGTATTTCGCGACGAAGTCCTTGCTGTAGAGATGGTCGAGCCGGCTCGCATCGAAGATGTCTGTCCAATCGCTGTTGTTGTCGGCCCAGTTGTTCTTGGTTGCCTCCATGATCTCCTTCACCGGAGCGGTGGCATCGGCCGCATGGGCGGCCCCTGAAAAGGCGATAAGGCTTGCGATAACAACGGCGATTGTCTTCATGATCGAATGTTCCGGGGCGGGCAAATCAAGGCGGACACTAGCCAGATTTCGGCGCTTGGCAATGCCGGCAAAAACGCATTGTGAAACCCGTTGCAGCTTTGCGTTCCCGGTTCACAATGCTATAGCGCTCCTCATCACGTCACCCACCCGGGACGCTTGTCCCCTTCAAGCTCGAACGAGGCAGATACATGAACAAGATCAAGGTCGCCAATCCCGTCGCCGATCTCGACGGCGATGAAATGACGCGCATCATCTGGCAGCTCATCAAGGATAAGCTGATCCATCCGTATCTCGACCTCGATATCGACTATTTCGACCTCTCCGTTGAAAACCGCGACGCCACCAACGACCAGGTAACGGTCGATGCCGCCAACGCCATCAAGAAATACGGCGTCGGCATCAAGTGCGCGACGATCACCCCGGACGAAGCCCGCGTCAAGGAATTCAACCTCAAGGAAATGTGGAAGAGCCCGAACGGCACGATCCGCAACATCCTGGGCGGCGTCATCTTCCGCGAGCCGATCATTTGCAAAAACGTGCCGCGCCTGGTTCCCGGCTGGACGCAGCCGATCGTTGTCGGCCGTCACGCTTTCGGCGACCAGTACCGCGCGACCGACTTCAAATTCCCCGGCAAGGGCAAGCTGACGATCAAGTTCGTCGGCGAAGACGGCACCGTGATCGAAAAGGAAGTCTTCAACGCGCCGGGCGCCGGCGTCGCCATGGCCATGTACAACCTCGACGAATCGATCCGCGAATTCGCCCGCGCCTCGATGATGTACGGCCTGATGCGCAAGTGGCCGGTCTATCTGTCGACCAAGAACACCATCCTCAAGGCCTATGACGGCCGCTTCAAGGACATCTTCGAGGAAGTCTACGAGACCGAATTCAAGGATCAGTTCAAGGAAGCCGGCATCACCTACGAACACCGCCTGATCGACGACATGGTCGCCTCGGCGCTCAAGTGGTCGGGCGGTTACGTCTGGGCCTGCAAGAACTATGACGGGGACGTCCAGTCCGATACGGTCGCCCAGGGCTTCGGCTCGCTCGGCCTGATGACCTCGGTCCTGCTCACGCCGGACGGCAAGACGGTCGAAGCCGAAGCCGCTCACGGCACGGTCACCCGCCACTACCGCCAGCACCAGAAGGGCCAGGAAACCTCGACGAACTCGATCGCCTCGATCTTCGCCTGGACCCGCGGCCTCGCTCACCGCGCCAAGCTCGACGACAACGCCGAACTGGCCCGCTTCGCCTCGACGCTCGAAAAGGTCTGCGTCGATACCGTCGAATCCGGCTTCATGACCAAGGACCTGGCGCTCTTGATCGGCCCGGATCAGCCGTGGCTCTCGACCACCGCCTTCCTCGACAAGATCGACCAGAACCTGCAGAAGGCGATGGCGTAAGCCTCCCCTTTCGCGATAGCATTGAAACGGCGGGGATTTCCCCGCCGTTTTTATTTGGGAACGAACCGATGACCGCCATCCTGCGACCGCTTGAACCCTCCGACCGCACCGCCTGGGCCCCCCTATGGGAAGCGTATCAGCGCTTCTACGAGGTGGTCATCCCGCCCGAAACCACGGATCTCACCTGGGCTCGCTTTCACGATCCCGACGAACCGATGCATGCGCTCGGCGCCTTCGGCGAAGACGGCCGCCTCGTCGGCATCGTCCATGCCATCTTTCACCGCTCCTGCTGGCTGCCGCAATGGACCTGCTACCTGCAGGATCTCTATGTCGAAAACAGCCAACGCGGCCTCGGCAGGTGCCGCTCTGATCGATG
This Rhizobium acidisoli DNA region includes the following protein-coding sequences:
- the ttcA gene encoding tRNA 2-thiocytidine(32) synthetase TtcA, whose amino-acid sequence is MNIAANIADDLENGDANGSVGHALFADAPRSVSFNKLRKRLLRQVRQAFDDFDMLKGQKRWLVGLSGGKDSYGLLALLLDLQWRGLLPVELIACNLDQGQPNFPKHVLPDYLTKIGVQHRIEYRDTYSIVKEKVPEGATYCSLCSRLRRGNLYRVAREEGCDALVLGHHREDILETFFMNFFHGGRLASMPAKLLNDEGDLMVLRPLAYAAEDDLAKFAAAMQFPIIPCDLCGSQDGLQRNAMKDMLADIERRMPGRKDTMLRALSHVNPSHLLDPKLFDFSTLGVTDPS
- a CDS encoding glutaminase yields the protein MADLQAILDSIHTDILPRIGEGKVADYIPELAKVDPRQFGMAIVTVDGKVYRVGDADIAFSIQSISKVFMLTLALGKVGESLWKRVGREPSGSAFNSIVQLEHESGIPRNPFINAGAIAVSDVVMAGHAPREAIGELLRFVRYLADDESITIDDKVARSETQTGYRNVALANFMRAYRNLDHPVDHVLGVYFHQCALSMSCEQLARAGLFLAARGSNPMTGHSVVSPKRARRINALMLTCGHYDGSGDFAYHVGLPGKSGVGGGIFAVAPGIASIAVWSPGLNKVGNSQLGAVALEMLAARTGWSVFGD
- the rpsD gene encoding 30S ribosomal protein S4, which gives rise to MSKRESSKYKIDRRMGENIWGRPKSPVNRREYGPGQHGQRRKGKLSDFGVQLRAKQKLKGYYGDLREKQFRAIFAEADRRKGDTSENLIGLLESRLDAIVYRAKFVPTVFAARQFVNHGHVTVNGVRVNIGSYRCKAGDVIEVREKSKQLVIVLEAVSLAERDVPDYIEVDHNKMVATFGRVPTLSDVPFPVVMEPHLVVEFYSR
- a CDS encoding ATP-binding protein translates to MQVGIDMGLASGSPATLDIEELLATRLLVQGNSGSGKSHLLRRLLEQSAQWVQQVIIDPEGDFVTLSDRFGHVVVDGERTEAELAGIANRIRQHRVSCVLTLEGLDIEQQMRAAAAFLNGMFDADREYWYPVLVVVDEAQMFAPSVGGDVSEDARKMSLGAMTNLMCRGRKRGLAGVIATQRLAKLAKNVAAEASNFLMGRTFLDIDMARAADLLGMDRRQAEMFRDLKRGNFVALGPALSRRPLPIQIGAVETSARSSSPKLMPLPDAPQDVEDLIFTPDPEEFQRPLVRRAPPAPRPTTDILAELSRSTPAASPAPVEARASQVEISAEEREERLAGVLAEILDDPTSAFRTDSVLYQDFLVRLRMRRVPGPPVALPDFRRRVAISRSGVDAATAASDEWATALSLSSGVTDDLQGVFLMLAKAAVCGEPCPSDARIARAYGTHSARRARRLLGYFEEQGIVVVHTDFSGKRIVAFPDMNCQTAPGDANAPDTGDRPLAAE
- the murI gene encoding glutamate racemase codes for the protein MTATTRELKPILLFDSGIGGLTVLREARVLMPERGFIYVADDAGFPYGGWEEQALKERVIGLFAKLLADYDPEVCIIACNTAFTLVGADLRAAFPRMTFVGTVPAIKPAAERTRSGLVSVLATPGTVRRAYTRDLIQSFAQQCHVRLVGSENLARMAEAYIRGDAVSDEAVLAEIDQCFVEKDGQKTDIVVLACTHYPFMANLFRRLAPWPVDWLDPAEAIARRARTLVPAAADAVHPDNFDFAVFTSGHQDFATRRLMQGFGLRA
- a CDS encoding RNA methyltransferase, with the translated sequence MAGTNSERQLLAEGPAIILVEPQMGENIGMVARAMANFGLAELRLVNPRDGWPNEKALATASKADHVIAATKVYDTLEQAVADLNFVYATTARERDGYKPVRSPVIAAETLRAKFRAGEGTGILFGRERWGLTNEEVALADEIVTFPVNPAFASLNIAQAVLLMSYEWMKSGMEDVGAVPFQAMGQTPSTKEQLFGLFDQLEEALDARGYFHPAGKKPKMVDNLRAVLSRRAFTEQEISVLRGVISSLDRFSRKSPRGGRFPTSAKETPPDDSDDA
- a CDS encoding FUSC family protein, with translation MHLFSGFQARDWLLANDPALSRLRMALRVTLTIVFSFLVLLAIHTFILPLPTAAFGLGIVLSIEGGVAVRDKGNSRQLVTRLFGCVASLAVVGIAAGLEDRRLLSDLVFLVVIALASAGRVFGPRGFAIGMFAFTSYFMGAYFRPPLAELPEVAIGPVVAVLIGHLVRAVLLPDDWRRDLLRSLESVRGRINQILFKLAAIAGGAEIGEADRQELRQLEDRLKEVVLMAETFIPRPPAGVFDAAADPAAELAIRLFDAHLAAESAIVLSFQSPPPFALVHAVIEADAAELARFEGMADAIRDQPQGETVRALLWLGEARQQLTQAIGEGQASGFSEIDAIKDTAQSQAIDFSLANPLLRSALQITIASAIAMSFGLLLSRERWFWAVLASFLVFTNTNSRGDTAMRALSRSLGTVSGIAIGLVLATLISGEPAIAIPVAAVCIFLAFYFLQVSYATMTFFISIVLCLVYGMTGVLTLDLLKLRIGETMIGAAAGTAVAFIVFPTRTRGALDSALARWFQALRDLLGALGEGKSGFELMALSQKIDACYRDVTVAARPLGSSWSVVTRPGQIRQTLAIFLSCTYWARILAKNYEVPAAADILNRLIAADLALIDNAAQRGSSCFLIKRKASRTTGRHLPLSREGARLGLEMIGSALERLYPQADVLPFATGEAIARSKQG
- a CDS encoding NADP-dependent isocitrate dehydrogenase, producing the protein MNKIKVANPVADLDGDEMTRIIWQLIKDKLIHPYLDLDIDYFDLSVENRDATNDQVTVDAANAIKKYGVGIKCATITPDEARVKEFNLKEMWKSPNGTIRNILGGVIFREPIICKNVPRLVPGWTQPIVVGRHAFGDQYRATDFKFPGKGKLTIKFVGEDGTVIEKEVFNAPGAGVAMAMYNLDESIREFARASMMYGLMRKWPVYLSTKNTILKAYDGRFKDIFEEVYETEFKDQFKEAGITYEHRLIDDMVASALKWSGGYVWACKNYDGDVQSDTVAQGFGSLGLMTSVLLTPDGKTVEAEAAHGTVTRHYRQHQKGQETSTNSIASIFAWTRGLAHRAKLDDNAELARFASTLEKVCVDTVESGFMTKDLALLIGPDQPWLSTTAFLDKIDQNLQKAMA